GCCATGGCCTCGCTGGAGGAGATGGACCTGGCGCATCTCGCCGACCGCTTCCCCGACGAGATGTCCGGCGGCCAGCAGCAGCGCATCGCCATAGCCCGCGCCCTGGTCGGCGACCGCCGACTGGTCCTGGCCGACGAGCCGACCGGCGCGCTGGACTCCGAGACCGGCGAATCCGTACTGGCCCTGCTGCGCGCCCGCTGCGACGCCGGAGCGGCCGGGGTCCTCGTCACACACGAGCCGCGCTTCGCGGCCTGGGCGGACCGGGTCGTCTTCCTGCGCGACGGCGGGGTCGTCGACCAGACCGTACGCAGCGACGCCGAGTCGCTCCTGACCGGCCAGGCGGCCGAACTGTGAGCAACTGGTTCCACTCCTGGCGGGCCGCGGTCCGCATCGCCCGCCGTGACGCCTGGCGCTACAAGGGCCGCAGCTTCCTGGTCCTCGCCATGATCGCGCTGCCGATCCTCGGGGTGAGCGCCGCCGATCTGACCCTGCGCAGCTCCGAGCTCTCCACCGAGCAGAAGGTCGAGCGCTCCCTGGGGCGGGCCGATGCGCGGATCACCGACCCGGGCATGGGCGGCACGGCCGTCTTCCAGGACCCCGCCGGCGAGCAGAACGCTCCGGCGAAGGACATCAAGGACGGCGAGTCCTGGCCCGAGGGCACGACCGATCTCTCCAAGGTCGTCCCGGCAGGCGCCAAGACCCTTGAGGACACGACGGCTTCGGGCAAGTTCCGCACCACTCACGGGCTTCTGTACGCCGACATCCGTGAGCTGAAGGCCACGGACCCGATGGCCGAGGGCATCATGGACCTCACCGACGGCCGCTTCCCGGAGAGGGCCGGTGAAGTCGCCGCGACGACGCACTTCCTGGACGCCAGCGGGCTGAAGGTCGGCTCGTCGGTCTCCGCACGCGGCGTGGAAGGCACCAAGTACCTGATCGTCGGTGCGTACGAACTGCCCAACGACCTCAAGGCCGAACAGGTCAACGCACTTCCCGGCACGTTCATCGACCCGCTCAACAAGGCGCTCGCGGCGGTCGACCTGCCCACGTCGGGCAAGAACACCACTCAACTGGTCACCGTCACCGGTGGTTTCACGTGGAACATGGTCAAGGAGGCCAACACCAAGGGCGCGATCGTCACGTCGCGCCTGGTGGCCCTCGACCCGCCCGCCGACTCCGAGGTGCCGCTGTACCAGAAGGGCGGCTGGAGCAACTACGAGCAGAGCACCGCCGCCAAGGCCGCACTGCTCGCGGCCGTCGGCACCATCGTGGGCCTGGCCATTCTGGAGATCTGCCTGCTCGCCGGGCCCGCGTTCGCGGTCGGCGCCCGGCGCTCGCGCCGTCAGCTCGGGCTGGTCGGCGCCAACGGCGGTGAGCGCAGGCACATCCGGGCCATCGTGCTCTCCGGCGGACTCGTGATCGGCATCGCGGCCGCGGTCGTCGGAACGCTCCTCGGCATGCTGCTCACCTTCGCGCTCCAGCCGCTGCTCGAGGACTACATGGGCAAGCGCTTCGGCAGCTTCGACATCCGCCCGCTGGAGCTCCTGGGCATCGGGCTGCTCGCCGTCTTCACCGGTCTGATGGCGGCGATCGTGCCCGCCGTCACCTCGTCCCGGCAGACCGTCCTGGCCTCGCTCACCGGCCGCCGCGGGGTGCGCCGCTCCAGCCGAGTGCTGCCGGTGATCGGCTTGATCGCGGTCGCTCTGGGTGCCGCGACAGCCCTGTACGGATCCACGATGTCCAGCTCCTCACTGATCGTGGCGGGCGGCAGCGCCGTCGCCGAACTGGGCATTGTCGCTCTCACCCCCGCCATGGTCGGTCTGTTCGGCCGGGCCGGGCGCATCCTGCCGCTCTCGCCCCGACTGGCGCTGCGCGACGCGGTACGCAACCGGGGGCGCACGGCCCCCGCGGTCGCCGCGGTGCTGGCCGCCGTCGCGGGCACGGTCGCGGTGGCGACGTACACGGCGAGCACCGAGGCGCAGCACAAGGCCGAGTACACGGCCGAACTTCCGTACGGCACCGTCTCGGTGTCGACCACGGAGGCCGGCGGGCGCGATGTGCCTCAGGTGCGCAGCACCGTGCAGAAGGACCTGCCGGTGGACGTGCGGGCCGATGTGGACCGGATCGCCGTGGGGAAGGCGAGCTGCGAGTTGTACAGCGATTCGCCGGGCTGTGGCCGCTATGAAGTGGTCACCCCCAAGGCCAACATCTGCCCGCTGTGGGCGCCGTCGGCCGAAGGCGAGGACCCTTCGTCGAAGTACACCGTCGAGGAACGGCGCAAGCTCGGCAAGGACTGGCGCTGCCTGCAGAACAACGGCGGTGGCATCGAGGTCCAGGACGGGTTGCTGGTCGGCGACGCGAAGCTGATGAAGGTGCTGGGCATCAACGACCCGGCGTCCGTGACCGCCCTGTCCCAGGGGCAGATCGTCTCCTTCGACAAGCGCAACATCACCCCTCAGAGCAAGATCGACATTCGGCTGATCACCGATCCGAAGGCCGCCGACGCAGCCAGCGCCAAGGGCAAGGACGCACCCGGAGCGATCAAGTCCTTCGCCGCGCACCAGGCTTCGGGATCCCCGAAGACGTACGGCATCACCATGATCATGCCGCCGTCCGCCGCCAGGGCCGCGGGCCTCGTCACGGTCCCCTACGGTGCGTACTTCACGACGGACAAGATGCCCAGCAGCGCGCAGCAGCAGCGTCTGGACAGCGACATCGACAAGCTCGGCACCGAGGTCGCCCTGCGCATCGAGAAGGGCTGGACCCCTGAGAGCAGCATCGTCCTGATCTCCCTGACCGTCTTCGCCGGGCTGATCACGATCGGCGCCGCGGGCATCGCCACCGGTCTCGCCCAGGCGGACGCCGAGGCCGACCTCAAGACGCTCGCCGCCGTGGGAGCGGCGCCGCGGGTGCGCCGGACACTCAGCGGGTTCCAGTGCGGGGTGGTGGCCGTGATGGGTGTGGTGCTCGGCTCGGCGGCGGGCGTACTGCCCGCGATCGGGCTGAGGTTCACCGAGAAGCGCGAGCAGACGGACTTCTACCGGGAGTTGGTCGACCAGGGCTACGGGGCCATGAACCCGGCCCCGTACGTCCCGGTCGTCGTCCCCTGGGCCACCCTGGCCGCGCTGCTGATCGCCGTCCCGCTGGGCGCGGCCCTGCTGGCGGCCCTGGTCACGCGCTCGCACGGGGCCCTCGCCCGGCGCGCCGCGGTCTGACCGGAGTCCGGGCCTCCTGTGCCCCCGTACGAGGGTGGATCACTCTCGTACGGGGGCACACCGTCATGTGAGTCACGTGTACGAGAGAATGACGGCATGGAGATGCCGAGGAGTGAACGGCCGGAACGGTCGCAGGAGCACCCGCAGGTCCTCGTGGTGGGACAGGACGGGATGGCGCTCGGCGGCGGCCCCGGCGGCGGTGACGAGGCGCGCGAGGTCCCAGTGACAGAGATGGTCGAACAACCCGCGAAGGTCATGCGCATCGGCAGCATGATCAAGCAACTGCTCGAGGAAGTCCGTGCGGCTCCTCTCGACGAGGCGAGCCGGGTCCGCCTCAAGAACATCCACGCCAGCTCGGTGAAGGAGCTGGAGGACGGCCTCGCCCCCGAACTGGTCGAGGAGCTCGAGCGTCTCTCCCTTCCGTTCACCGACGAGGCGATCCCCTCCGAGGCCGAACTGCGCATCGCGCAGGCCCAGTTGGTGGGCTGGCTGGAGGGCCTCTTCCACGGCATCCAGACCGCGCTGTTCGCCCAGCAGATGGCCGCCAGGGCCCAGCTGGAGCAGATGCGCCGCGCGCTCCCGCCGGGTGCGGGCGGCCACGACGACGAGGACGACGACGGCCACGGTGCCGTCCGCTCGGGCCCGTACCTCTAGGGGGTGTCCGGCGGATCATGCCGCAGTCGCGCCGGCCCGGCACGCACATCTGCCGCGTTGTCGTCAGTTGCCAACGCTCCGCGTTGTCGCCTTCCTCCGCCTTGCAGCTGCGCTCGGCATCCGAAGGATGAATCAAAGAGCCGAGACGGAGCGAAGCGCAGTGCACCGGACCACCGCTCACCCGCGGTAAAGGCTTCAACGCAGAGCAAGGGCGACCCGATCCGCCGGACACCCCCTAGAACCGCCGACCGGGCGGGGCGATCACCGGGCGCTGCCCCGTTCCCCCCGCCCGCTCAGCGCCGCATACTCACCGGATGACCACCTACGACGCCGTCGTCCTCGCAGGCGGGGCGGCCAGACGGCTCGGCGGAGCCGACAAGCCAGGGCTGACCGTCGGCGGCCGCGCCCTGCTCGACCGTGTGCTGGCCGCCTGTGCGGGAGCGGCGTCGACCGTCGTGGTCGGCGGCCGGCGCACCACGTCGCGTCCCGTCACCTGGGTACGCGAAGACCCGCCCGGCGGCGGCCCGTTGGCCGCGCTGGACGCCGGCGTCCGCGCCACCCGCGCCGACCGGATCCTCGTCCTCTCCGCGGACCTGCCCTTCCTCGACGGGCGGAGCGTGGCGGCGCTGCTCTCCGCACTCGCCGACGGCAGCCACGAAGCCGCCCTCCTCACCGACGCGGGCGGCCGCGACCAGCCCCTCGTCGCCGTCTACCGCGCCGAGCCGCTCCGCCGTGAACTGGCCCTGCTCGCCTCCGAACACGGCGCGCTCACCGGTCTGCCCCTCCGACTGCTCACCGCCGAACTCGACCTCGCCCGAATCGCCGCCGACCCGGCCCGGCCCCTCGCGTCGTTCGACTGCGACACCTGGGAGGACATCGCCGCGGCAAGGGCCCGCATCAGGGAGCATGGACACGTGCTGGATGAATGGATCACCGCAGTCAAGGCCGAACTCGGCATCGAGCTCGACGTCGACACCGGCGTCCTCCTCGACCTGGCCCGCGACGCCGCACACGGTGTCGCCCGGCCTGCCGCTCCACTGACCACCTTCTTGGTGGGGTACGCGGCGGCGAAGGCCGAGAAGGACGGCCCCGAGGCCGTCGCCGAGGCGGCCCGCAAGGCCGCGGCCCTCGCCAACCAGTGGGCCGCAGAGGCGAACGAGGCCGGATGAGCGAGACGCACGGCCCCGAGGACACCGACGTCGACGAGGCCCTCGCGCTCGTCAACACGGTGCCGCCGCCCACCGTCCCGCAGGCCGCGGGACCCGCCCTCCCGCAGCCGTCCCCGCCCGTACGCCACCGGGCCACACCCTGGCCCGAAGCACGCGCCCGCGCCGCACAGGCCGGCCGCAGCGCCCCCGTACGGACCCGGCGCACCCCCCTCGACGACGCGCTCGGTCAGATCCTCGCCGAGCCCCTCACCGCCCTCACCGACCTGCCGTCCTTCGACACCTCGGCGATGGACGGCTGGGTCGTGGCGGGACCGGGGCCCTGGCGGATCCGGCAGGACAGCATCCTCGCCGGACGCGCCGCGCCCGACCCGCTGGCCGACGGGGAGGCCGTACGCATCGCCACCGGCGCCCGGATCCCGGCCGACGCCACCGCCGTCATCCGCTCCGAACACGCCCGCACCGACGGGGCCGGGCGCCAGCTGTCCGCCGGGCGCGAGGTCGTACCCGGCCAGGACATCCGCCCGCGCGGCCAGGAGTGCCGCTCCGGCGACCATCTGCTGCCCGCCGCCTCGCTGGTGACCCCCGCCGTGCTCGGCCTCGCCGCGGCCGCCGGTTACGACACGCTGCTCACCGTCCCCCGCCCCACCGTCGAAGTCCTCGTCCTGGGCGACGAGTTGCTGACCGAAGGGCTGCCGCACGACGGGCTGATCCGCGACGCCCTGGGCCCGATGATCGGCCCCTGGCTGCGCTCCCTCGGTGCGGAGGTCGTCGCCACGCGCCGTCTCGGCGACGACCCCGGCGCGCTCTACGAGGCCGTCACCACCTCCGGGGCCGATCTGGTCGTCACCACCGGCGGCACCGCTTCGGGCCCCGTCGACCATGTCCACCCGACCCTGCGGAAGGCCGGCGCCGAACTGCTCGTCGACGGTGTCGCAGTCCGCCCCGGCCATCCGATGCTGCTGGCGCGGCTGGCCCCCGGGCGCCACCTCGTGGGTCTGCCGGGGAATCCCCTCGCCGCCGTCTCCGGACTCCTCACGCTGGCCGCGCCCCTGCTGCGTACGCTCTCCGGCCGCGAAGCCCAGGCGCCGGCAGATTCTTTTTTCTATGGCTCCGCCGTGCGCGACGAGGTGCAGGGGCACCCGTACGACACCCGGCTCGTGCCCGTCGTGCACCACGGCGACGAGGCCGTGCCGCTGCACTTCAACGGGCCCGCGATGCTCCGCGGGATCGCCGCCGCCGACGGACTCGCCGTCGTCCCGCCGGGCGGTGCCCTGGCCGGTCAGGAGCTGGACGTCATCGATCTGCCGTGGGCCGGGGAGTGTTTCACGTGAAACTTTCCGGCCATGACGCCCTCGACCGCCCCGTCGGCGAAGCCCTCGCCACCCGGCGCATCAAGCTCCCCCGCCGCGTCGTCGAACGTCCGCTGCGCCAGGTCGGCCGACGCGTACTGATCGCGCTGCTCGTCCTGGTGACCACCGCGATGGTCGTCTGGCTCGACCGCTCCGGCTACCACGACAACGCCGACGGCAAGGTCGACCTGCTCGACGCCTTCTACTACGCCACGGTCACCCTCTCCACCACGGGTTACGGCGACATCGTCCCGTACAGCGACCCCGCCAGGCTGGCGAACATCCTTGTGATCACGCCCCTGCGCGTGCTCTTCCTGATCATCCTGGTCGGCACCACTCTCGAGGTCCTCACGGAGCGGACCCGGGAGGAGTTCCGGCTGAAACGCTGGAGGACCCAGTTGCGTGACCACACCGTCGTCGTCGGCTTCGGCACCAAGGGCCGCTCGGCGATCCAGACCCTCTGCGCAACGGGCCTGAAGAAGGACCAGATCGTCATCGTCGACCCCAGCGCGAAGGTCATCGAGGCGGCCAACGCGGACGGTTTCGTCGGCGTGGTCGGCGATGCCACGCGCAGCGACGTACTGCTGCGGGCCGAACTGCAGCGGGCCCGTCAGGTGGTCATCGCCACCCAGCGCGACGACACCGCCGTCCTGGTCACGCTGACGGCGCGCCAGCTCAACCGGGGCGCCAAGATCGTGGCCGCGGTCCGCGAGGAGGAGAACGCGCCGCTGCTGAAGCAGTCCGGCGCGGACGCGGTGATCACCAGCGCCAGCGCGGCGGGACGACTGCTCGGTCTCTCCGTCCTCAGCCCCAGCGCAGGCACCGTGATGGAGGACCTGATCCAGCAGGGCAGCGGCCTCGACCTGATCGAGCGGCCGGTCCGCAAGCCCGAGGTCGGCAAGAACGTCCGGGACGTCGAGGACCTGGTGGTGACCGTCAAGCGCGGGCACCGGCTGCTGGGTTACGACAGCTCCGAGGCGAGCCCCCTGCAGGCCATGGACCGGCTGATCGCGATCGTGCGGGTGTCGCCGGGGGCCGCCGAGCCGGCGGGCAGGTCGGAGTAGCCTCGCGGGCATGCATGCGATCACGATCCCCGAGCCCGGCGGTCCCGAGGCGCTTGTCTGGGCCGAAGTCCCCGATGCCGTACCCGGCGAGGGCGAAGTCCTCGTCGAGGTGGTGGCCGCCGCCGTCAACCGCGCCGACGTACTGCAGCGGCAGGGCTTCTACGAGCCGCCGCCCGGCGCCTCCCCCTACCCCGGCCTGGAATGCTCCGGGCGCATCACGGCGCTCGGTGCGGGCGTCTCGGGATGGGCGGTCGGCGACGAGGTGTGCGCGCTGCTGAGCGGCGGCGGGTACGCCCAGCAGGTGGCCGTCCCCGTGGGGCAGCTGCTGCCCGTACCGGACGGCATCGACCTGGCGACGGCGGCGGCGCTGCCGGAGGTCGTCTGCACGGTGTGGTCGAACGTCTTCATGGTGGCCCATCTGCGGCCCGGCGAGACCCTGTTGGTGCACGGCGGCGCGAGCGGCATCGGCACCATGGCGATCCAGCTGGCGAAGGCGGTGGGGGCGCGGGTCGCCGTCACCGCGGGCGGTCCCGACAAGCTCGCCCGGTGCGCGGAGCTCGGGGCGGACATCCTGATCGACTACCGCGAACAGGATTTCGTCGAGGAGATCCGCAAGGCGACCGACGGGGCCGGTGCGGACGTCATCCTCGACATCGTCGGGGCGAAGTACCTGGACCGGAACGTGCAGGCCCTCGCGCTGAGCGGGCGCCTCGCGGTGATCGGGATGCAGGGCGGTGTGAAGGGCGAGTTGAACCTCGCCGCGCTGATGGCGAAGCGCGCGGCCGTGACGGCCACCTCGCTGCGGGCGCGGCCGCTGGGGGAGAAGGCGGCCATCGTCGCCGCCGTACGGGAACACGTCTGGCCCCTGATCTCGGCGGGCCGCATCCGGCCGGTCGTCGACCAGGAACTCCCGCTGTCGGAGGCGGCCGAGGCGCACCGGGCGCTGGACGCGGGCACGCACGTGGGCAAGATCCTGCTCCAGGCCTAGGAGCCCGGTTCTGTGGTTGCGGGTCCCGCTGCGTGCAGCGGGACCCGGTCCCTACAGCCCCCTCAGCAACACCGCCGGCTGCTCGACGCAGTCGGCCACGTGGCGCAGGAAGCCGCCGGCCGTTCCTCCGTCGCAGACCCGGTGGTCGAAGGTCAGCGAGAGCTGGACGACCTGCCGGACGGCGAGTTCACCGCCGTGCACCCATGGCTTGGGCACGATGCGGCCGACTCCGAGCATCGCGGCCTCGGGGTGGTTGATGATCGGCGTGGAGCCGTCCACACCGAACACCCCGTAGTTGTTCAGGGTGAAGGTGCCGCCGGTGAGATCGGCGGGGGTGAGCGATCCGTCCCTGGCCGCCGACGTCAGCCGTCCGAACTCCTCGTTCAGCGACTCCGTCGTACGGCTCCCCGCGTCCCTGACCACCGGCACGACCAGCCCGCGCTCGGTCTGGGCCGCGAAGCCCAGATGGACGGCGGGCAGCCTGACGATCTCTCTGGCTGCCGTGTCCACCGTGGAGTTGAGCTCCGGGTAGCGGGCGAGCGCGGCCGTGCAGATACGGGCGAGCAGGGCCAGGACCGAGATCTTGGGGGAGCCGGCCGCGTTCATCGCCGCCCGCACCGCCATCAGCTCGGTCGCGTCCGCGTCCACCCAGCAGGTCGCGTCCGGTATCTCGCGACGGCTGCGGGAGAGCTTGTCGGCGACGGCACCGCGCACGCCCTTCAGGGGGACACGGGACGGGTCGGGGCGCCGTATCGCCTGCTCGACGTCGGAGCGCAGGATCAGCCCGTCGGGGCCGGAGCCCGTCAACTCCCGCAGATCGAGGGCGTTCTCGCGGGCCAGACGGCGTACGAGCGGCGAGATGACCGGCACCGGGCCCGCAGCGGGGACGGGCTCCACCGGAGCCGTCGGCACCACTGGAGCTGTCGCCACCACCGCGGCGGCCGGCCTGATGCGGCGCCGGCGCGATGCGGGAGCCCCCGTGCCGTACCCCACCAGGACGTTCCCCGACGAGTCCTCGCCGGAGAGCACCTCGGCCGCGGTCTCCTCCTGCGGTCCGACAGCAACCGTCAACAGGGGGGATCCGACCGGCAGTTCCGCCCCCTCCTCGCCGAAGCGGGCCGTCACCACACCCCCGTAGGGGCACGGCACCTCGACCATCGCCTTCGCCGTCTCGACCTCGACCACCGGCTGGTCGACGGCGACGACATCGCCCACCGCCACGAGCCAGCGCACGATCTCCGCCTCGGTCAGCCCCTCACCGAGGTCCGGCAGCCTGAACTCCAGTACCTGTGGCATCACACCTCCCACTGCAGCCGCGCCACCGCGTCGAGAACCCGGTCCACACCCGGCAGATGGTGCCGCTCCAGCATCGGCGGCGGATAGGGGATGTCGAATCCGGCGACCCGGAGCACCGGCGCCTCCAGATGGTGGAAGCACCGCTCGGTCACCCGGGCGGCGATCTCCCCTCCGGGACCGCCGAAGCCGGCCGACTCGTGCACGACGACCGCGCGGCCCGTGCGCCGTACCGAGGCGCAGACCGTCTCGTCGTCGAAGGGCACCAGGGACCGCAGGTCGACGACCTCCAGGTCCCAGCCCTCCTCCTTGGCGGCCTCGGCCGCCTCCAGGCAGACCGGCACGGAGGGCCCGTACGTGATGAGCGTGGCGCTGCGCCCGGTGCGCCGTACGACCGCCCGGCCGATGGGCTCGACGGGGTGCGGCGACCAGTCGGCCTTCGACCAGTAGAGCCGCTTGGGCTCCAGGAAGACCACCGGGTCGTCGGAGGCGATGGCCTCCCGCAGCAGCCCGTACGCATCGGCGACCGTGGCCGGTGCGACGACCTGGAGTCCCGGGGTCGCCATGTAGTACGCCTCGGAGGAGTCGCTGTGGTGCTCGACCCCGCCGATCCCGCCGCCGTACGGCACCCGCACCACGATCGGCAGCGGCATGGCGCCGCGCGTGCGGTTGCGCGTCTTCGCCACATGGCTGATGAGCTGCTCGAAGGCGGGGTACGCGAAGGCGTCGAACTGCATCTCGACGACCGGCCGCAGCCCGTACATCGCCATGCCCACGGCCGTCCCCAGGATCCCCGCCTCGGCGAGCGGGGTGTCCGTGCACCGGTCCTCGCCGAACTCCTTGGCGAGCCCGTCGGTGACCCGGAAGACACCGCCGAGCGTGCCGACGTCCTCCCCGAGGACATGCACCCGCGGGTCCTCGGCCATCGCGTCGCGCATCGCGCGCTGCAGCGCCTGCGCCATGGTGGCGGGCTTCGCGGCCACTGTCGTCATCGTTCGTCCTCGGCATCGAGTTCGGTACGGAGCATCGCGGCCTGCTCCCGCAGCTGCGAGGTCTGCTCGGCGTAGACCTGCGCGAAGAGGTCCATGGGGTCGAGCACCGGGTCGGCGTTCATCCGCGTCCGCAGGTCGGCCGCCATGGTCTCGGCGCCCTCGCGCACGGCCCGTATCGCCGTCTCGTCGAGCATCCCGCGCCCCGTCAGCTCCCGCTCGAGGAGGTCGACGGGGTCGTGTGCACGCCAGGCCTCGACCTCGGCGTCGCCGCGGTAGCGGGTCGCGTCGTCGGCGTTCGTATGGGCTTCCATGCGGTACGTCACCGCCTCGACCAGCGTCGGACCGCCGCCGGACCGTGCCCGGAGCATGGCCTCGCTCAGCACCTCGTGGACCGCCGCCGCGTCGTTCCCGTCGACCAGCCGGCCCGGCATCCCGTACCCGACGGCCTTGTGGGCCAGGGACGGGGCCGCGGTCTGCTTGGCCAGCGGTACGGAGATCGCGAAGCCGTTGTTCTGGACGAGGAAGACGACCGGGGCCTGCCAGACGGCGGCGAAGTTCATCGCCTCGTGGAAGTCGCCCTCGCTCGTCCCGCCGTCGCCGACCATCGCGAGCGCCACCACGTCGTCCCCGGCCAGCCGGGCGGCGTGCGCCAGGCCCACGGCGTGGGGGAGCTGGGTGGCGAGCGGGGTGCAGAGGGGGGCTATCCGGTGGACCCGCGGGTCGTACCCGGTGTGCCAGTCGCCCCGCAGCAGCGTCAGGGCCTCCACGGGGTCCAGGCCGCGCGCCACGGCCGCCAGGGTGTCGCGGTAGCTCGGGAAGAGCCAGTCCTGCTTCTCGAGGACCAGCGCGGCCGCGACCTCGCAGGCCTCCTGGCCGGTCGAGGAGGGGTAGACGGCGAGCCTGCCCTGCTTGGTGAGGGCCGTGGCCTGCGCGTTGTACCGGCGGCCTCGCACCAGGCCCTCGTACAGCCGGCGCATCAGTTCGGGGTCGAGCGGGGAATCAGTACCGAGACCGAGGACCCGGTACGGCTCGGGGTCCGGGAGCAGCGGCGCGGGATCGGTGCGCAGTGTGAATGCCGGGTAGGCAGCGGCTGCACCGGGCAGCTCTTGGACCGTCATGTCGGACACCTCCTCGTGGGAGCGGGAAGGCGCAGCGAAATGTGATGCGCCTCACCTACCGATTGTTCGGTCGTGAGCGCATTTTGGCTACAGGCACCTCCAGCCTGTGGACAAACGGTTCTCCACAGCCTGGGATAGAGGCAGGTCGTCCATGGTAGGGAGGCGGGAAGACATGGCAGATGAACAAATGGCCGATGCGGCGGAGGTCCCTCCGGCGCGCCCGCTCGACGCCATCGACCGTTCCATCCTGCGGATGCTCCAGATCGACGGCCGCGCCTCGATACGCTCCGTGGCCGAGGCCGTCCATGTCTCGCGCGCCAACGCCTACGCCCGGATCAACCGGCTCATCGACGACGGAGTGATCCGGGGCTTCAGCGCCCGGGTCAACCATGAACGGGCAGGCCAGGGCGCCTCCGCGTACATCACGCTGAAAATCGTGCAGAACTCCTGGCGCACGGTCCGCCGGCAGCTCCAGGAGCTGCCGGGCGCCGCTCATATCGCCCTGGTCAGCGGCGACTTCGACGTACTCCTGCTGGTGCACAGCCAGGACAACAGGGCGCTGCGCGAGCTCGTACTGACCAAGCTGCAGTCGATTCCGGAGGTGCTGTCGACGCGCACCCTGCTGGTCTTCGAGGAGACGGACCTGGACCCGACGGGGCCTGCGGACCCTACGAGCCGTACTTCTTGAGGAAGGCCTGCACGGTCGCCCAGTTCTTCGGGTCGTCGAGCAGCGAAACCCCGTGCTGCGACACGCCCTTGAGGTAATAGAGCTTGCTCTC
The sequence above is drawn from the Streptomyces sp. NBC_01465 genome and encodes:
- a CDS encoding ABC transporter permease; this translates as MSNWFHSWRAAVRIARRDAWRYKGRSFLVLAMIALPILGVSAADLTLRSSELSTEQKVERSLGRADARITDPGMGGTAVFQDPAGEQNAPAKDIKDGESWPEGTTDLSKVVPAGAKTLEDTTASGKFRTTHGLLYADIRELKATDPMAEGIMDLTDGRFPERAGEVAATTHFLDASGLKVGSSVSARGVEGTKYLIVGAYELPNDLKAEQVNALPGTFIDPLNKALAAVDLPTSGKNTTQLVTVTGGFTWNMVKEANTKGAIVTSRLVALDPPADSEVPLYQKGGWSNYEQSTAAKAALLAAVGTIVGLAILEICLLAGPAFAVGARRSRRQLGLVGANGGERRHIRAIVLSGGLVIGIAAAVVGTLLGMLLTFALQPLLEDYMGKRFGSFDIRPLELLGIGLLAVFTGLMAAIVPAVTSSRQTVLASLTGRRGVRRSSRVLPVIGLIAVALGAATALYGSTMSSSSLIVAGGSAVAELGIVALTPAMVGLFGRAGRILPLSPRLALRDAVRNRGRTAPAVAAVLAAVAGTVAVATYTASTEAQHKAEYTAELPYGTVSVSTTEAGGRDVPQVRSTVQKDLPVDVRADVDRIAVGKASCELYSDSPGCGRYEVVTPKANICPLWAPSAEGEDPSSKYTVEERRKLGKDWRCLQNNGGGIEVQDGLLVGDAKLMKVLGINDPASVTALSQGQIVSFDKRNITPQSKIDIRLITDPKAADAASAKGKDAPGAIKSFAAHQASGSPKTYGITMIMPPSAARAAGLVTVPYGAYFTTDKMPSSAQQQRLDSDIDKLGTEVALRIEKGWTPESSIVLISLTVFAGLITIGAAGIATGLAQADAEADLKTLAAVGAAPRVRRTLSGFQCGVVAVMGVVLGSAAGVLPAIGLRFTEKREQTDFYRELVDQGYGAMNPAPYVPVVVPWATLAALLIAVPLGAALLAALVTRSHGALARRAAV
- a CDS encoding bacterial proteasome activator family protein, which gives rise to MEMPRSERPERSQEHPQVLVVGQDGMALGGGPGGGDEAREVPVTEMVEQPAKVMRIGSMIKQLLEEVRAAPLDEASRVRLKNIHASSVKELEDGLAPELVEELERLSLPFTDEAIPSEAELRIAQAQLVGWLEGLFHGIQTALFAQQMAARAQLEQMRRALPPGAGGHDDEDDDGHGAVRSGPYL
- a CDS encoding NTP transferase domain-containing protein, which encodes MTTYDAVVLAGGAARRLGGADKPGLTVGGRALLDRVLAACAGAASTVVVGGRRTTSRPVTWVREDPPGGGPLAALDAGVRATRADRILVLSADLPFLDGRSVAALLSALADGSHEAALLTDAGGRDQPLVAVYRAEPLRRELALLASEHGALTGLPLRLLTAELDLARIAADPARPLASFDCDTWEDIAAARARIREHGHVLDEWITAVKAELGIELDVDTGVLLDLARDAAHGVARPAAPLTTFLVGYAAAKAEKDGPEAVAEAARKAAALANQWAAEANEAG
- a CDS encoding molybdopterin molybdotransferase MoeA is translated as MSETHGPEDTDVDEALALVNTVPPPTVPQAAGPALPQPSPPVRHRATPWPEARARAAQAGRSAPVRTRRTPLDDALGQILAEPLTALTDLPSFDTSAMDGWVVAGPGPWRIRQDSILAGRAAPDPLADGEAVRIATGARIPADATAVIRSEHARTDGAGRQLSAGREVVPGQDIRPRGQECRSGDHLLPAASLVTPAVLGLAAAAGYDTLLTVPRPTVEVLVLGDELLTEGLPHDGLIRDALGPMIGPWLRSLGAEVVATRRLGDDPGALYEAVTTSGADLVVTTGGTASGPVDHVHPTLRKAGAELLVDGVAVRPGHPMLLARLAPGRHLVGLPGNPLAAVSGLLTLAAPLLRTLSGREAQAPADSFFYGSAVRDEVQGHPYDTRLVPVVHHGDEAVPLHFNGPAMLRGIAAADGLAVVPPGGALAGQELDVIDLPWAGECFT
- a CDS encoding potassium channel family protein — protein: MKLSGHDALDRPVGEALATRRIKLPRRVVERPLRQVGRRVLIALLVLVTTAMVVWLDRSGYHDNADGKVDLLDAFYYATVTLSTTGYGDIVPYSDPARLANILVITPLRVLFLIILVGTTLEVLTERTREEFRLKRWRTQLRDHTVVVGFGTKGRSAIQTLCATGLKKDQIVIVDPSAKVIEAANADGFVGVVGDATRSDVLLRAELQRARQVVIATQRDDTAVLVTLTARQLNRGAKIVAAVREEENAPLLKQSGADAVITSASAAGRLLGLSVLSPSAGTVMEDLIQQGSGLDLIERPVRKPEVGKNVRDVEDLVVTVKRGHRLLGYDSSEASPLQAMDRLIAIVRVSPGAAEPAGRSE
- a CDS encoding NAD(P)H-quinone oxidoreductase; amino-acid sequence: MHAITIPEPGGPEALVWAEVPDAVPGEGEVLVEVVAAAVNRADVLQRQGFYEPPPGASPYPGLECSGRITALGAGVSGWAVGDEVCALLSGGGYAQQVAVPVGQLLPVPDGIDLATAAALPEVVCTVWSNVFMVAHLRPGETLLVHGGASGIGTMAIQLAKAVGARVAVTAGGPDKLARCAELGADILIDYREQDFVEEIRKATDGAGADVILDIVGAKYLDRNVQALALSGRLAVIGMQGGVKGELNLAALMAKRAAVTATSLRARPLGEKAAIVAAVREHVWPLISAGRIRPVVDQELPLSEAAEAHRALDAGTHVGKILLQA
- a CDS encoding dihydrolipoamide acetyltransferase family protein, which produces MPQVLEFRLPDLGEGLTEAEIVRWLVAVGDVVAVDQPVVEVETAKAMVEVPCPYGGVVTARFGEEGAELPVGSPLLTVAVGPQEETAAEVLSGEDSSGNVLVGYGTGAPASRRRRIRPAAAVVATAPVVPTAPVEPVPAAGPVPVISPLVRRLARENALDLRELTGSGPDGLILRSDVEQAIRRPDPSRVPLKGVRGAVADKLSRSRREIPDATCWVDADATELMAVRAAMNAAGSPKISVLALLARICTAALARYPELNSTVDTAAREIVRLPAVHLGFAAQTERGLVVPVVRDAGSRTTESLNEEFGRLTSAARDGSLTPADLTGGTFTLNNYGVFGVDGSTPIINHPEAAMLGVGRIVPKPWVHGGELAVRQVVQLSLTFDHRVCDGGTAGGFLRHVADCVEQPAVLLRGL